Genomic DNA from Ruminococcus sp. OA3:
ACTCGCCGTCACCAGGCTCCAATCCGGCCGACCGTAACCGCTGATCCGTGAGTTGCCAAGTGCATACGACTTTTTGCATACCCCGCCGCCGTTGGCGATCACCCCGGATGCCCCCGACGTATTGCCCTCGATCGTGTATACGATATTTCCGGATACCCGGTACACGATACCGGTATGGCAGATCCTGCTGGCATTATGGAAAAAGACCTGGTCTCCTGCCTGCGGTGTGGAATGCCACTGCTTCTTATTCTTATAATACTGGGCGCTGGTCGGTGTATAGGCTGAGAATCCCCCGCCAAGCAATTCCCTTGCGTTCTCCTGCCCAAATGCCTGTACAAAACACCAGTCCACAAACATATCACACCAGGCCTGTCCCTGGTAGTTGACGCCTGCAAATGTCCGGTAATCCCTGGCATATTTGGTGTAATTGTTGCTGCCGGCATTCGCTGTTTTGCTGTCCAGCTGGCTGTTGCTCTTCTTTTCCAGGTATCCGACTTCTGCGGACGCCACGCTGATCAGCTTGTCAATCGCATTTTGTTTTGTCATCCCGTCCTCCTTGATATACTGTTTGATCCAGCCATAAACCTTCACATGCCGGGACCAGTAGATCTTGTCCCCTACCTGGTTGTTGTTGCTGGTATCCTGCTGGTCCAGTTTCAGCGTCGCATAGATCCGGTCAATGGTCAGGGGTTTCCCCGTCTTTTTGATGATCCGCTGCACCGGGCCTTTCCCGCCCAGGTGCTGGATATTGGCGCAGAACATGGCAGCCTGGACCTCTGTGACTCCCTCTGTGGCAGCCCGGTTAATATACGTAGCGATCTGCTCTGCCATGAGGGATTTCTGGGCAGCCATCCCCACCTGCGAACCTATGATGCGCTGGATACATTTTGCCTTGGCTGAAGTTTTTGACAGCTTGTACGCCGCCCAGTTTTTACAGTCCAGGTCGGAAGCGATGCCGGCGGTATCCAGTTCCCTGAATTTCGCCGGGTAAGAAGACCGGATCCGGTTCAGGAGTTTTTGGGCATTTGTACCATAAAACTGATAGCAGCCGATCGTGATCGCTTTCTCATTTGCACTATTCTTACCAGCCTCGGTAAAGTCATCCCAGCGCCCCTGCCCGTATACCTGCCCGCCGGTCTCCACCGCAGCCAGAATGTTGCACATAACGTCCATCTGGTAATCGGTCAATTTCATAACCTTCTCAGCTCCTCTCGTACTTGGTTAAAAAACGTAAATCTACAGAGATAGCAGTCACAACACTCTGAAGTCTGCTGGTCTGGCGCCACACAGCAGCAGCGTGTTTCCGCATCCAGGTATCGCACAAAATCTTCTATCTCCTCATCTGTCATGATTACACCTCCGCATCAAAAAAGAGGACGATTATTCGCCCTCTGTCATTTTAAGTTCCGGCAGCCCGGCAACGCTTGTCAGCAAGGATAACACCCCGGCCAGTGCCGCCGCAGAGGCTGCCATCGCCCAGTTGACTTCTCCCAGGACTGCTGCTGTGCCGATCGTGGCAACCGCAGTCTGTGCCACAGTCTTAATTGCCCGAATCCCTGCTGCTTTTAACCAATGTAATGTTTCATTTTTCATTCTGCTTGTCCTCCTACAGGAAATCATTCTTTTCATTTCTCTCTGCATACAGCTTCCGCAGATACTTCGCTTCTTCTTCGATCACACCATTTTCAATGCCCTTCTGGTCTGTGAGCACTTCATATTCCTTCAGCTGGCTGATCACGTGCTGCCACTCCTCCTTCGTATGTTGCCTGCCATTGCGGCAGCTGTTCGCGAAGTCAAGGATGTTCCAGCGTTTGCTGTTTACCTTTTCCGCATCAAAATCTTTTTTTAATTCTTTGACGTCATACTCCAGCTCACCGATCAGAGCCGCCCGAATCCAGCCCAGCAGCGTGCTCCACGGGTCAATTCGGATCGGCGCAATCTGGATCAGTGTGACGGTGCCGAGGATTGTAATCCACGGGTTGTCTGTACAAAACTTTAACAGTTGCCGTATTATCTCCACATCATAATTACCCCCTACTTTTAATCAACCAAATACGATGCACTAAACATAAGCTGTGCACTTGTTGGGCAACTTTCCAGCGTATTTGTTCCGTATCGCGAAAATGTTACTGTGCCGCCCGCAAAAATCTGAAGAAGCCAAGTGCTTTTCCCTGTTCCTTGACACACAAGCGTTTCCGCTTTGCTCGGACGGTATCCCTCAGGCAAAGAAAAAATGGTAACACTCGAAGCGGACCCTGCAAGAGCTGCCCGCGGTGACACCTTCCCACGTATAAATACTGTCTTCCCAATTTTCCGGTATTCAGGTGTATTTGCCGATTCTCCGCCAGCCGCAGCAAAAGACGTCGACAGCGTCCCTGTCTTCCAATCGCTGTCTTGCATTTTGCCATCCAACTCATTAACTGCTACCACAATGCTGTTTTTATTGTTTGTTGTTAGGTCTTCTAGTTTTCCGATCTCTCCATCCAGTTCATTTACCGATTCTACCAACTGCTTTGCTGTTGTGGTCAATCCGGGGAAGGTTACATTTTTTATTTTCTCAACTGCTAATTCAAGTATGGATCCTATATTCGTTCTCTTTGTCTGAGACGATGTATTCTCGATGATGACGTCATCAGCGTCTGCCGGCTCTGTAATCAATTCCAGATCTTTTATTTTCTTTAGTGCCATGTTCGCACCTCCTCTAATGATATTCCTGCAGTTTTTAATGCCTTTTCAAGCCTTTCTACTTTTGTGCTTAGTTCCTGTATTGCTTTTGTTGCATACTGCAAAATTGCACTCGATTCAAATTGCCATGTGTCACTTTCTTCCATATGCAGCGCCATTCTGGGGCACACATCTGACAGTTGTTGTGCGATGTAACCGTTTTCTACATGTCCATCATTCTCTTTCCAGTCATACTCTACGTGCCGGATTTTATTAATAACGGAAAGCGCATCTACTGTTGAGTCCTGAATATGTTTCTTTTTTCGTTCATCTGAGTTGTCTATCGTAATGAGCCCAAGTGTGTCATCATCTTCGCCCTTTACCCACAGGTAATAAGCACTCGTATTTTCCGCATAGTACTTTGCGATCTTCGCAATAATTCCATATCCACAATCCCAGGATTTTGTAAAAAGATTTGAATTATTATGTGTTCTGATCTCGTTTGTGCGGATTGTTCCATGAGCATCTATATCGCCATAAAAAGTGGCATTTTTTCCTGAAAGGGAAGCGGCTGTGGAACCTCTTGATTTTAAATATATCGTGCTTATCGCTTCCAGGACAGCACAGTAATTAACTCCACCATCAGGCGCATAATAAGCTGCACTAAGATCCAGCTTTCCGGTCAATTCTTTTTCTTTCGCTTCACCACTAAACACACCACCGCTTACAACTCCGGCCTTTTGATCGACCCACTTTCTTGTGTTATATATAGAGGTCATTCCTGTCGTATGAAGACCACGATTATCCAAGAGCAGTGTAAATACATTGTTAGCATCGTAGATGCGTACCACACCATTTTTATTGTCTATGCCTCCAAGTGTTAAATCTCCGCCCCTCATATAGTCAAAAGATACATACAGCTGATTGCCTACTTTATAAATTCCTTTAGCTTGCCCATTATTCGTAAGCAGATTAAATACCTGTTCAGTTGTCAATGACTTTGCAGTGATGACAACCGGTATATTCTGCTTGTCGATCAGTGTGTTGTCCTTCGAATACAATGAGATCCTGACAGCGGACATATTTCTTTTCATTCCAATCATAGATCCATCGCCTGTAACTATGGTATCCCCATCCCCTGTAACAATTCCATCCATCAGCTCAAACTGTATTTCGTATTCTTCTGAACGTGACTTATATGCAATATTCCACGTTTCTCCATCGGCGGTCTCTTCAATAATAAATATTCCGGAGTATATCACCCTGTCCGTATCAGCGCCCTCACGGTAATACGCAGACGCTGTGACTGTGCTCGGGTTTGTGAAATACTGGCTATCCAATTCGAGTATCTGCGTATTCAGTTCCATGCCATAGATTCTTCCATCTTCTAGGTCACTGAATGTACCTTGACACGATGTTATTGTAGCCATTTGCTGCTCCCCTTTCTAATTGGATACATCACACTGCAAGGATGCAAGACTGTCAATGTCATCCGCAGATAAATAAATGACTTTTCCTGTCTTATTAAACCCGCTGACGGCATTTCCGTTCTTATCCTGTTTATACCATGTATAGGTAAGGCTCTGTTTTTCCGTTGCCGCCGCCCACGCACTTCCAGAGTATTTCATCAACGTGACCGTTTTTGCAGTGTGGTCAATCTTATACCAAAAATTCCCGACCTTCGGACTTGATGGTGCCGTTTCAGATATCGGCCCTTTCAAAGCGTCAACCTCTTTCTGATTTGTGCGTACGATAATATATGGCACAACGCCGCCCTGATTATTTTTGACTGTAAACCCTCCGATAGACAGCATTTCTGACACATACGGATCCGACTTGTCCTCTACAGTGATGACATCCACATACGTTTTGCTCTTATAAGTCATCGTACAGCGATAAGACTGGATATTGACTACGTCTGCCCCGCTGACGCTTAAGCTCTTTGAGGTCGCACCGGAAATAGCTACCCAGTTGCCACCTGTGTACTTCGCCCACTGGTAGGTGGCGCCGGATGTAATTGCGGTCGCACCGTCATAAGCATTTATATCCAGCGTTATGGATCCGCTTTGGTTTTGCACCAGCGTTCCAACCGGCGCATAAATGGAAAACGACACTGCATTTACGCCGGCCGCGCCGGTGTTCCCTTTTGGTGATTTCGACCAGCCGAACTTTTTCACCACCGTCTTTCCGGAAATCGTAAATGTCAGGTCAATCGTACCATTCATTGTCGCCGCTGCCCCAAGCGTTCCATTCGCCGCAAATGTAAGCACAACAGATCCAGGTGCCGAAGCTGTAGCGGCTGAATTACTTTTTGTAGTTACACCAGATGGTAATGCTCCCACTGTGCAGGTACATGCCGCCTGTGTAATGCCAATGTATCCCCAAAACGGAATCGTAACATCCACCGCTGCAGCTACCAGGCCGGCCGTTGTGCAAGAGATGGACTGTGATTCGTTACCGAGCACCACCGAAAGCCCACCGGGACCCGTTGCCCCAGTTTGCCCCATCTTGCCAATGCTGTAGGCGGTACTCGTTGTGTTGTCTGTATAAGTAATCACCGTACGCGTCCAAAGATATTGATTTGCAGATACCGATGGAATCGTTGGCCCCCAAGTGCCTGCTGGCACATCTGTTCCACTGGAAGATGCCTGATAAGTAACCTCAGTAGATTTAACTCCTTTCCCAGGTGCTCCATCCGCGCCACTCGCCCCCATCTTACCGATACTATATGATGTACTGGTCGAGTTGTCCGTGTAAGTAATAACTGTCCGTGTCCATAAGTACTGATTGGCAGCAACAGCAGGTATTGTGGGATTCCAGGTCCCGGTTGGCGTTGTGGTTCCGCTGGCAGATGCCTGATAAGTAACTGCCGTGGACTTAATCCCCTTTCCCGGTGATCCGGTTTCTCCCTTGACACCGTCATAAATCCGTGTGATTGTTACAACATCATATACGTCGGCATCATCCGTCAGCAGCTTGATCGTTGCCACGTTATCAAAAAATACGGCATGCGCTGGTTTGACGATCAGTGTCGCCCCGGTAATGTTCGCGTTGTCGGATGTGGTGGGATAATCCGCCCATACGCCGGATGCGTTTTTGTACTGCCACTTCTGAATATTGACGCCCTGTACCAACGCGGTAAGTGTCGCCTGCGTAGCCCCTACGAGCGTTCCGCTGGTGTTATACTTAAATACATAGGTGTCACCCGTGACATCCGCAAGTCT
This window encodes:
- a CDS encoding tail fiber domain-containing protein produces the protein MATITSCQGTFSDLEDGRIYGMELNTQILELDSQYFTNPSTVTASAYYREGADTDRVIYSGIFIIEETADGETWNIAYKSRSEEYEIQFELMDGIVTGDGDTIVTGDGSMIGMKRNMSAVRISLYSKDNTLIDKQNIPVVITAKSLTTEQVFNLLTNNGQAKGIYKVGNQLYVSFDYMRGGDLTLGGIDNKNGVVRIYDANNVFTLLLDNRGLHTTGMTSIYNTRKWVDQKAGVVSGGVFSGEAKEKELTGKLDLSAAYYAPDGGVNYCAVLEAISTIYLKSRGSTAASLSGKNATFYGDIDAHGTIRTNEIRTHNNSNLFTKSWDCGYGIIAKIAKYYAENTSAYYLWVKGEDDDTLGLITIDNSDERKKKHIQDSTVDALSVINKIRHVEYDWKENDGHVENGYIAQQLSDVCPRMALHMEESDTWQFESSAILQYATKAIQELSTKVERLEKALKTAGISLEEVRTWH
- a CDS encoding holin; this encodes MKNETLHWLKAAGIRAIKTVAQTAVATIGTAAVLGEVNWAMAASAAALAGVLSLLTSVAGLPELKMTEGE
- a CDS encoding CHAP domain-containing protein, producing the protein MKLTDYQMDVMCNILAAVETGGQVYGQGRWDDFTEAGKNSANEKAITIGCYQFYGTNAQKLLNRIRSSYPAKFRELDTAGIASDLDCKNWAAYKLSKTSAKAKCIQRIIGSQVGMAAQKSLMAEQIATYINRAATEGVTEVQAAMFCANIQHLGGKGPVQRIIKKTGKPLTIDRIYATLKLDQQDTSNNNQVGDKIYWSRHVKVYGWIKQYIKEDGMTKQNAIDKLISVASAEVGYLEKKSNSQLDSKTANAGSNNYTKYARDYRTFAGVNYQGQAWCDMFVDWCFVQAFGQENARELLGGGFSAYTPTSAQYYKNKKQWHSTPQAGDQVFFHNASRICHTGIVYRVSGNIVYTIEGNTSGASGVIANGGGVCKKSYALGNSRISGYGRPDWSLVTASGGDVPTTPKGDAVYMFSMKTVKRGEAGTHVLLVQEILRARGYKGKDGKVLELDRSCGDNTVYAITAYQRDREKQSPGICGGVDGVAGEKTLRDLIAL